The window AGGGCAGCTATTCAATCAGATACTATTCAGCTTAAGCCAGACATCAGTCAAACATTAAGCTTCAAAATCCACATATCAACCAAGATGTTAGTCTAACCGGCTGTCGTAGCCTTATTTGCTTACATCCTAAGTGAATTTGGCACTTCTATGACTCATATTATATGAAATCCTATAATGTCTCTTCTTAAATTGAGTTGAAACACAAAAACTGCATCACTGCATGCGCTGCAAAATTCTTCCTCACAAAGGCCTTAGAGTGATGGATTCTCTTCATTTAAATGTGAGACATCTCCATAGACTATACAAGGATACAGATCATGTTAAATGATGCATATTCAACCATGGCACGACAAACATACCTCCATAGATAATACGGGTTGTTGCTGCAACTTCAGGACTAGTGTTTGCATGTAGCCATTTCCTTAGTTCACAATGAACCTACAGTGAGTAAGCACTTAATTAGATTGCACTGCCAATCTGTAATAAGAAATATCAATATTAAGATTCAAAgccaatgaaaataaaaagtcataGTCACTCATGATGCAGAATTTTCACTGGCTGTTGAAGGAAGGTTTTTAGCAAGTAATTTCTACCATACCTGCCTACTCCCCACATGAGCATAACTCTTAAAGGTAAAAGTAAGTAGGTGATATGAAACAAAAATCAGTTTCTGGAAGACACCAAAACTTATAGGAAGGCATTTATTGATGGGtgaagaaaaaggcaaaagaaagaaggcaAAGGACCACAAAAGCCAAAAAGTCTTGCTAAGTCTTCAACAAACTTTCACTTCACAAATAACATTATTTAAAGTCCAGCCATTATCACTATCATAATGCTTGAAATCCATTTCCTCATGGTTGATAGATTTCTTGAGAGAAGTTAAGAACAAATCCTTAATGCTAGACTATTGACTTCACAGCCTTGTCAACTCAACACATGGTCGTAAGGTGAATTGGAAGGGCCAAGTATGGTGGAGAGAAAGTTAGGATAGGTTGGAGATTAAATAAATGTGCTCCCAAGCACTTCAGTTTCAACAGAGCATAGTGCAGAGCCAAGAGCTTTGGCCATGtatgttttggaaaatatggtgATATAATATCACAAAAGTTGGAATAGAGAGGACTCTAGAAAGGAAGTTCCTATCTATAACTTTTTCGTTCCCATGagctagattaaaaaaaatcaggtTAAGGAACCTCAACAACCACGTTCCTTCCTCCCCCCCCCCTAATCACACCCCcagcagaaaagaaaagaaaaatgatctaTATGGAAACCACTTGCAGATGAAAATCAACAAAGTAAGGAATCTAGGGATATTCGAGGCAAACTTGTCAATGGATTTCTCTTCAATGACAACTGAGTGCCTTCTGTCAGGAGATAGATACTTGATAAGATAAAGGAAGTTTTACTTAAACTTTTCATTCAACAGTCAGTTCTGTCTTATCAAAGATATTGAATGCAATTAACTTCTGGAACCTACCAACTGCAGCACTTAATAGAGTCATCCAATTAACATTAACACTTAATTCGGTTGATTATCTTAATTAAGAACTAATACTATCACCAGGACAATTAGTAAACAGCATGAAGCCTCAAACCAGAAATTGCAATGTTGACCAACATAAAAGAATCTGCTGTTTGTGCATAAGAGGATCACATTTGCATATGTAGGCCTATTGCCATTAGAAACCGGGAAGTGATCTAAATAGGTCAACACAGATAAGGTTCGACTTACCTCCTGAGCCTGAGCTGGAGTTGCAACCTTTCCAGTTCCAATAGCCCACACAGGCTCATAAGCAATTACAACATCAGCCCAATTTGAAACACGCTCTGCAAGAAAATTGGAAACTACAGCTCAATATCTGTGCGACTTATGATGACTCTAATGGGCTAAATGACAAATCACAAAAATGTCCAAGGTGAGGATGCACAAAAGGAACTGTCTGACCATGTCAGGAACAGACTTATATATTCAATCTGATAATAATTGGCCtctaaaaagtttaaaaaagagaaaggaggcaCCATATATAAACATTCTCTGTAGCACGAGAGAAAGTATGTGCAATTAGGCAGCAGCTTAATGGGAAGGAAaaactcctcctccttcaatggGAAAGAAGAAAGTGTATAACATAGAAACTTTGACAAAATTTTGACCACATATCTTAAGCTACAAATGCAAGTGCAGATGCTTGCTACAGGAACCTATACTAGCAAAGAAAACCCCCAAGCTCTTCATTGCCAGAATGTTGAAGTAAAGCAGGAATCCATCAAAAAGACCACGTGCAATGAGTGGATGCAAAAGGAGACATATTTCCCCAGGGAAATAGCATCACCAAACAGGAGCACAGAAGATAGTCCAGAAAAATTAAGGTAAAATACCAGCTATTGCTTTAGTTTGGGCAGCAACTACTTCCAAAGTAGCTCCGGCTTCTCGCTGCTCCAGGGTCTCCCCCACACAAGCTATAACCTTCAAGCCTTGAGACAGTGCATATGCAGTCTTTTCTCCCACAAACTGTAACAATATGATCAGCCAAAGTAAATCAACTTCATCATTTTAACTCATAGAACAATTCCACCATTAAACAAAGTAGGAAATAATGCACCAAATTCTTACCTCGTTGGATTCACCCAAAAGTTGTCTTCTTTCAGAGTGGCCAAGAATGACCCAAGGAATGCTCAAATTGACAAGCATTTCCGCACTATAAAACAGTATTGAATACATCGAAGTCAGTTTATTTCATAGAAATCTCTCAACTTGAACATAATGCCAAACAGTGAAAAAATGAGATAACAGTGAAATTATAGATATATATGACAGACTTACACTTATTTGACAGTGTTTAAACAAAAGACAACTCAGTGAAAACTTAAAACACTTATCCAAATGATCTTACCTAACCTCACCCGTGAAAGCACCTCCCTTTTTCACCCAGCAGTTCTGTGCAGCAACTTGGAAGTCAGGCCTCAACGTACTTTTCACCAgtggaagaaagatgaaaggaGGGCTCACAACAACCTctaaagaataagaaaaggaaagatttatgtatcaatttattcttaaataaCATTAAATTGACCCTATCTTGTGTTAACACTAACATAGTGAGTTTCATTTAAGAAAAGGAGACAGGAAAAAGCATACCCACTAATTAccctttaaaaataaaatctcaatcacCTTGCAATAACTAATGTCCTgagtacattaaaaaaaaatgagatactAAATTTATTAGAAGAAAACATTGGGACCACAGCATACATGATATGAATCTCCAAAGATGAATGTATCTGCATGTCAGGCCATGCGTTAACACTTGCGACtttattagattagattaatggCCAGTGAAAAATTTTGTTTCCACGAGCAGCATTGGTCAAATGGACACTTACATCAGAACTCAGGGTAGATCCCACTAACTTGATTGACACAGCTTGTTGGTTGAAATTTTGTTACCACCAGCCGTACCTCTCCTGATAATTATttgtataataaaaaaatccaatagATGGTAAAAACGTAAAACCATCTGCAGATTCTTAAGTGTGCGACTGGGATGACTTTTGCTTTATAATTTTTGCTTATGGATTTTTTAGTGGTGCTTGAACTCGTGCTTTTGTTTAACCTTGAACACCTTACTCTTTACATCCATACAAACATTAACATCTACactcaattaaaattttccatgaTCTTCAATATTaggagtgtttttttttttcacctgattttggggaaaagaaattttttgaaaagaaagcaacaaaataCTTTCTAAAAGCATCCCCAAATGTACCCCACATCATTCACAACTGTAACACCCCAAAATATTGGACTTACTCTATAAACTACAAAAGATACTAGTAGTATTAAACAAATCGTCAAGTTCACCTGAAATTTTCCACCTAAGTTCACAACCTCTCAGTGACTTGGAACAATCAAATAAGATTAATTTTACAGGCCTATTAGAAAGAAGTCAAGACCAACTAGCACTGtggagggaaaagagaaaagggaggaggagaggagtcTCCATCATAACTTTCACCCATAAATTGACTCTCTTTCTATCGAGAGAAATCCTTAAAAGGTATTAAACAGACCTCTATCTTACGTACGAGATATTCCAAATTAAAACATGAAAGATTGCCATGGATATATCAAGCATTATTTATGGGACCCAAGTCTAAGAGACGGCAGAGCTGAGGCTTCTTGAACAGGCATCTTTTACGCAGCAAGCAACACGTAACACTTGGGAGGGCAAATGCATCTTGAATTAGAAACCAGGGCGATGCTAGCTTATTCAAGATAAAAGGAAGCATAATGGACAGAAATGTAAGGTCGCTTCACTCACCCACGACGTCTTGTGGTGGCACTTGCGCGTCATTAAGCGTGGCAACAATTTTCTTGACCTCCTCCGTTGTTCCATTCTGCATCATTTTTATGTACAAACACAATAGACTCAGAAAgtgtacccaaaaaaaaaaaaagaatttcaaaacaGACAGTCTCAAAAGCAAGCTAAGCATCACCATGCTTATCAGCACATTCAGCATCGCAAGCAGAACGGCTCAAACGGCATATGAAGAGAAAGCAGTGCACGTATACGAGCAATATCATTTCCCCAGGCATGAACAAAATTTCGTCAGCCATTAAATCTTTCCAAACTAATTCATACCATGACCACCACCAGCTACCTAATCATCCCACTCCACCGAAAAtcggagataaaaaaaaaaaaaaacgatcaatCGGTGCGACAAAACCGATGCACCGTCCGCGATCGAAGAAACGCTAGCGCGACCCAAAAGACAGACCGATTCGATCCCATCGTTTTTCCAAACGAAACGAGCTTCAAAACAGAGAAACCCGATTCCAACCTTCCCCCGGAGCAATCAAAGCAGAGATCAAATCAAAGCCGAAATCAGACAATCCAAATGCACATCGATGGGAACCGGAAAAGGCACCGGAGAAGCAGAAACAGTAGTAGACTCACGCATTTCCAGTTGCCGCCGACGAAGAACTTCCTTGCCATATCTCCGATTCGCGGACGATGTGAGCTCAAACAACACGCCGGGAGAGACGAAGAGCGAAAGGGAGAGAGTTTCGAGCTTGGATCTTTCGGTTCTTCTCGGGTGCCGGATGCAGAGTGGAAAAGTATATACGGGAAATTTTCCGAGCCCCCGGACACTGATTGAGGTCTCCGATCTGTGGTCGATTGGGAAATGACGTTGGCGCCCTCGCCAACGGGAATATTCCCCGGAATATACATTgatattttaaggaaaattactGTAATAGTCCTCAAATTTTGATTTAGTATGCaatatgattaattaatttttaaaaattatttaatacaATTCCtgaattttagtatattttcaattcatttttaaattgaacATTGTCCATGGTcttgaattaattaaatgactacaaaatttaaaaattataagcATCGCATTACACAAAGTCCACatatcatttatgtcattaacCTATTCCAATAGGACGGCAGGGGGCAATTTGGTCAGATGGAATATGAGATTTTGCTCGTGTGGATGCAGGCGCAGGGGGGGTTGCGGTGGGGGTCCACCGAAGGGATAATGCGGATAAAAGTGGGTGGAGCGAGTGGGCTGAGCTTGACCCATGTGAAGTGGCAACCTCTCACGGGCCGCTCGTGCGACCCTCTCCAAATTATCCGAGTCCTAGGATTTACCTGGACTCCGAGAATCACTAAAATCCTTTGATTTTTCGATGATGATTATCCATCTCGGGCcattgaattttccttcttcttctttttttatttttttatttcgtgtGTAGGAGTAGTTTTGGAAAGAGACATAAGTAAGGCGATAAGGTGTTTTAGCTTTACTAATATAGAAAATCTCGTTCATAGAGAACAAATAGAGTTATGGTTATGCTAAATTATATTACCAAAAGAAAActgtaagaaatcaatttccaaaTACGTGCAAAGCATTGGATTTCAATTAGATGAAATGATGAattcgattttatttttataatctaGGGGCAGGAATCGAACCCACAATTTCGTGAGCCGTAAATATGGGAACACTCTTGCCACTAGGTCAATGATAgggggtgtgtgtgtgtgtttttttttttggtttgaataAGGTGCTAAAGTCGAAAGGGTGGgtgaattttattaaataagtaaTACATCAGTCACTTCTTGCAAtattatttaatgtttttacACTTTCAACCATGACAATCGATTCCATTTCTTGAGTCAAGACAACTAGTCCAACTCCTCGACCTATCTAAAGGACACACTTCACTACATCAGTTTAATGCATTTAGGATTTTTCCCTTAGACTGTTATCAACAATTTTGCAACTCAAAATTACAAGAACAAGAGAACTCCTCTAAAATGCCAATTC of the Eucalyptus grandis isolate ANBG69807.140 chromosome 10, ASM1654582v1, whole genome shotgun sequence genome contains:
- the LOC104420884 gene encoding triosephosphate isomerase, cytosolic codes for the protein MARKFFVGGNWKCNGTTEEVKKIVATLNDAQVPPQDVVEVVVSPPFIFLPLVKSTLRPDFQVAAQNCWVKKGGAFTGEVSAEMLVNLSIPWVILGHSERRQLLGESNEFVGEKTAYALSQGLKVIACVGETLEQREAGATLEVVAAQTKAIAERVSNWADVVIAYEPVWAIGTGKVATPAQAQEVHCELRKWLHANTSPEVAATTRIIYGGSVNGGNCKVLAGQPDVDGFLVGGASLKPEFIDIIKSAEVKKSA